One region of Rana temporaria chromosome 11, aRanTem1.1, whole genome shotgun sequence genomic DNA includes:
- the LOC120916806 gene encoding protein ANTAGONIST OF LIKE HETEROCHROMATIN PROTEIN 1-like, producing the protein MCAALPMIMPTVVAATAAILMEVERRRRRSRRRRYWVHPIIANRDERGQFIILYEDLRGHEDKFFNYTRMSITSFDELLGLTYHSLERQNTCFRASIQPAQRLLITLRYLATGNSFGSLHYEFKVGKSTISGIVHETCLVIWNVLKPLVFKKPTKEDWLKISDEFWERCNFPNCVGAIDGKHIRILRPFDSGSQFFNYKKYFSFVLMAVVDAKYNFIYIDVGAYGSSSDSGVFNHSTFGRMIRANSLDLPNDSSLPGTNEPALPFVFVGDEAFALGKNLLRPFSSRALSNDKRIFNYRLTRARRVVECAFGILANKWRILHTAINLSLEHAVSAVKTACALHNYVRERDGIDYEDSMMHNMEAAQWSLTRGTSSGKLIRDQFLNYFLSPAGELP; encoded by the exons ATGTGTGCTGCCCTGCCCATGATCATGCCTACAGTTGTTGCTgcaacagcagcaatcttgaTGGAAGTtgaaaggaggagaaggaggagtagaagaagaagatactgggTTCATCCTATCATTGCAAATAGGGATGAAAGAGGGCAGTTCATTATATTATATGAAGATCTCCGTGGGCATGAGGACAAGTTTTTTAATTATACACGCATGTCAATAACCAG tTTTGATGAATTGTTAGGACTAACGTACCATAGTTTGGAGCGCCAGAACACATGCTTCAGAGCAAGCATCCAGCCTGCACAAAGATTATTAATCACATTAAG GTACCTAGCTACAGGAAATTCATTTGGAAGTCTCCACTATGAGTTTAAGGTTGGAAAATCAACTATATCTGGCATTGTACATGAAACATGCCTTGTTATATGGAATGTACTAAAACCATTGGTCTTCAAAAAGCCTACAAAAGAAGATTGGTTGAAGATATCAGATGAATTCTGGGAGAGATGTAATTTTCCAAACTGTGTGGGAGCCATCGATGGCAAGCACATACGCATCCTGAGGCCATTTGATAGTGGGAGtcagttttttaattataaaaaatatttttcgtttGTATTAATGGCAGTGGTAGATGCCAAATATAATTTCATTTATATTGATGTGGGTGCTTATGGTAGCAGCTCTGATTCTGGTGTATTTAATCATTCCACATTTGGGAGAATGATAAGGGCGAATAGTCTGGATTTACCAAACGATTCCTCCTTGCCCGGAACAAATGAGCCAGCCCTCCCATTTGTTTTTGTAGGGGACGAAGCGTTTGCCCTTGGTAAAAATCTTCTTCGACCATTCTCAAGTAGAGCGCTGAGCAATgataaaagaatatttaattaTCGGCTCACTAGGGCACGTCGAGTAGTAGAGTGTGCATTTGGAATTCTTGCCAATAAATGGAGAATATTGCACACCGCCATCAATCTCAGTTTGGAGCATGCTGTCTCTGCTGTGAAAACTGCGTGTGCACTGCACAACTATGTGCGAGAACGTGATGGAATTGATTATGAGGATTCCATGATGCATAATATGGAGGCGGCACAGTGGAGTTTGACTAGGGGCACTAGCAGTGGGAAATTGATTCGAGATCAATTTCTTAATTACTTTCTATCGCCAGCTGGCGAGTTACCTTGA